In the genome of Crassostrea angulata isolate pt1a10 chromosome 6, ASM2561291v2, whole genome shotgun sequence, the window TGGTATTAATGATTTTGAGCTGACTGATAGCATGGGCTTAGATAGAGAACAGATCAAATGAAGTAGTCTTTATTGCACAGAAATTACCATCACAAAAGCATCTTGTGATGTTGGTGTGCCTTGTTTTATGTGATCCACGAGGTGCAAGGCCTATAAAGAGTTAGTGTAGCAGAGATGGAGGTATTAAAGACAGTTGATgttgacttttatttctgcttTGCCTTTCCCCATGTGTGTGGTAGACTGTTGCAAGATTTTCTGCACATTAATGTTGGCATATCAATTCTTATGGATTCTGCTagtattaaggtaaataaacCTCTAATGATACCCTGGATCAGCTATCAATTTCCATGATGGTTTGACTTCAGAGAAGCGTTAATAAAACTATATCTCTCTCTCctctttttcatttaaatagaTATGATATTTATGATCGTTTTCTGCACAGGAATGCATTTTTGGCGTAAAAGCTTTTGAAGCATATGTCAAGAGCTATcaatggattttttatttaatgttaaaaaagatTTGTTGTGCAGTTTCTGTAGGACAAGGGTTGTTGTGATTTCAGATTCCAAAGATTGGCACCATGCTGGAAAAGACAAAAGCCTCCGCTGCACCCAGTGTCGCCTTTATTACAAGCGGCACGGAGAAGAGCGCCCCCTAGACAGCCCAGAAGATCCACCCTTCCTCTTTAAGCCTGTCAAAGAGGACCCGGATGCTTTGGGAGGTCGTCACAATATGCGAACACGGCAATCAAGAGAAACAGTAAGCACAGTTCCTTTAGATTTGATTGACTTCTGTTGTTTATATCAAAACTTTGAGGTTAATTGGGATTTTTATGTACAGATTTAGTTCAGATTAAGATGCATGtatattaacatgtatattatttttgtttccttTGTTTCTCCTCGTATTGCTTTGGCTACATAAGCTCTTTAACTTTCTACCACTCTGAACCATTTTCAATGATCCTCAAGGTCATGCAGTGTTAATGACCTataaagttcaaggtcattcaACAATGTTAATGTGATCATAATGGATGGATTGATTAATACTTGTTGTTATTTGTAAATTCAAGGATTCAATCTGATTGAAAGGCGTAATCTtactcacatttattttttggtcagATTTTTATGTTCCAAGATAAACTTGAAAGAAAAAACTCAGTTTGGATGTCAAAActaaaatatattaaagtttatcttcattttgattttgtatattttggAATCTTtctccaggttttttttaagcATAGCATGATAAATGAATCTGGTCAAAAAATCATCAAAGGATGATTCTGTggtgaaaatacatttttagtaAAGATATCACAGAGATTTTTAACTTTTGAATGAGTATTGCATGAATTGAATATTATCACATTTTCTCTTTGCTATGTTCTGGTATAAGAGAAGTGTCAGTGCTCTTGGCTGTCTAATAGACAAATTTTTCtcaattctgaaaaaaaaatacacacgaGGATACTGAAAAATTGATTTCATCTCCAGggaaagaataaaaagaaagaagTCAATGGTATAGATACCGAAGATAATCAGAAGAGTGGAAATCCCAAATCTCCAAGTAGCAACAGTAGCTGTAGTACCAGCAGCTCCGACAAAGACTCCAAGCGTGACATAAAGGTCAGGGTCAGACGGCCATCTCcaataaaataactttattcatattttttttggcaACAATAATATTGTTCATAACATAATCCACACATTCAGATCACCCAcaatataaatgttaaaatgattTCATATCCTTATGCATGTATGGACTTCGAATTCATAGAAAGAGGAACCCAAAGCTAAAGGGAAAAAGAGACAGGCAAATTCTGACAGTGACGATAAGTCTATAAAGAAGAAGAGGGCTGAGGACCGTTCAGACTCAGACTCGATCTCAGACAGCAGCAGTAGTCTGGAGGAGCTCAGTAATGAAGGCGAGGCTGACAACAATCAGGCAAGTCAAACACCTTAATTAGATTAGATACAGGTACAAACACCTGCCCAGGTAGTCATTTCATACCAAGGTCAGGTCAGAGTGCTATTAGTTTACAGAgaggaagaaaaaaagaatggagAGGAAGAAATTGTTTGAAAGAGTGAAAATCTTCATTagatttgattgaattaataattAACTAGAATAATCATAACAGTGAAGATTTGTATCGAACAGATCTGTGTGACGTAACTAATGGTAGACTTCACTTTTGTAGGATGATCTGAGTTCCTCGTCCCCACCCAGCACACCTCGGTCTGAGGATACTGAAGTGAAAGCCAGTCAGTCCAACAAGTCTTCATCTGGAAGTTATAATGACAGTGTACAATCCAGGGCAGCAATAGTCCACCCTGAACCTGTGATTCCTCCCTCCTCTAGTCCTAAACCCTCATCCCCCAAATCTCTCTCCTCCACCCCTCCTATCACCCAGCACCTCACCAAAACCAAAACTCCACTCTCACTGCCATTGAGACCTTTCTGTTCCCATCCAGACCCCATTCGTGTGAGTTCCAACTCTTTCTCCCACTCAGTATTTACGTCAGTGAATTCCTTGTCATCTTCAGACAGTCCAGTCTCACTTTCAACGGCCACATCAGTTACATCATCTTCATCAGCCATTTGCCCGGAACCCACCCTGCATTCACCTAAAATTGGCAATAATAAGCAGGAGTCATTCAATCAACCCGGCCTACATAAACCAGTATTTGGGGCAACTCAGGAGTCCAAAACTTCATTATCTGTCCCGGATTTAAAGTTTTCTTCAAACTCCAGTTTCACCCCTGTGTCGAGGTCTCCGTACGTGGAGCAGCAGACAACCCTGGCGTCTACTTCAGTGACCCCTGTGTATCAAAATGCCATCAGCTCCTCAGGTGTGAGGGACCTAACTACAATCAAGAAGGAGAGAATCACACCTCCACCACTGGAGAGCTATACAAGCACTAGCTTCAAAACCAAAGACTTGATTGAGACAGACAATCGCAAAACAACAGAAAGCATTCACTTTGATCTCAACAATGTGAAAACAGAATCTTCCCTGGATTTATCTATAGGGTCAAAACAGTTCCCCTCTATGCTGGAGCTCTCTGGACAGAACAAGTCCTCAGAGAGGCAGAGGACTGAGGAAGCGGGAACAACCCACCCTGAGGTGAAGGTGGAGAAATTCCCAGAAATTGACATGGAGGAGGAGGATAGTGATCGGGAGGGAGGTGTTGTGACACGCGACCCCACCCCTGAACCACCTCCTGTACCGTGTAATGTGGAAGTTCATTGTGGCAGCAAGGAAGCAAAATACCGGTAATCACTGATAATTTGAATTAGATTTATATGCATTGGACATCCATTTTGTTTGcctttataaaaatgaaaaaaaaaaacatctatgATGGCACATGGTAAGaatattaatgttaatttatgtaaaatttgtcTTAAAGGTACTGCTGtgatgcttttttttttcaactttttaaacaaattttagagATATTAGATATCGATTCGATACTATGCATACTTCCACCATTCAAAACATGAAATCCAAGTAGATTTATGATATAGTAACTTGTTCCATCTTATTTTGCATGTGATATTCtgtattaataattaaaacatattttatgattaaataaaGGACAAAAAGTAactttaaacatatatttcacGTATATTGAAGCATATatctcaatttctttttttaggtTAATCAAAGTGTTTGACAGAGGTTCAAATATCTGTTCTCGGTGTGATATTGTACTGAAGGGTTTACCCGAATCAAAACTGACTCCAAAACCACGGACCAGTGGGTCAGTGTCATCCAGCCACCCCCCTCCCCAGCATACACCAGTCAAAGTGGAGGATAAGGTAATGTTTCCTGTACAGCCATGCAAGCATTACTGATTTTTCTCACTGACAAGAAGCATTTTTGTTGTCGACATGTTgatgtgaaaaaataaataatagataACACAAACATTCAGCTAGAATCTAGATAAATGATGTGTgtgttatttgtttattttatttagaaaaaaccAGAGACTCCACCCCCCAACTCTACAGCTGATGCACAGATAACCAGTAGTCTAAGCAATGTCCCTCATCACTATGACAGACAGACGCCCCGCTCCTATCCAGACACGCCTGCTCTCAGGCAGCTCAGCGAATACGCCAAGAAACCCACCATCAGTAGTAtgggtaagtacatgtatgctcATCAAAAAGGTGGACGTGTATTAAGCATCAAATTCATTATGTGAAATTGTGAAATATGTGTGCAAGTTGCAAACATGTGGCCTCAGGCTTATGATTCATATATTGCTGTTCAGGTGGTGACCACTCCCCCATGTCTCACCCTGGGCCCTATGGACCTTACCATCCACCAGGAATGGACCACCTCCTGAACTACAGGATACCCATGTACCCTCCGGGCTCCAGGGAAAGGTTTGTAACACAACAGTAACACAATAGGGGTGCTACACAATGTTAACTAGATGCTACACAATGGTATCTCAATGTTACATAATGTTAATTCGACGCTACACAATGTTAACTTGATGCTACATAATGTAAACTCAATGCTACATAATATGAACTCAATGATACAGAATGTTAACTCAATGATACAGAATGTTAACTTGATGCTACACAGTGTTATCTTGATGCTACACAATGTTAACTCAATGATACAGAATGTTAACTCAATGATACAGAATGTTAACTTGATGCTGCAGAATGTAAGTTTAGTGGTATTTTTTTTGCAGACTTGAGCTAGAACTTGAAAGAGATAAACGGGAGAGAGATGCCAGGGAGAGGGAAATCAGGGAAAGAGAGATCCGAGACATGGAAATGAGGGAGAAAATGGAAATGAAAGCACCTGGTAAGCTTTTATTGTGAACTGAAGGATGGTGTTATAAATCATGAAACTTTTGTGAATATTTACTGAAGTCTTCAACTGAATCAGAAAACACCATATATGCAAGAAGATATGGTTTGCATTTGATATAATGGATGAGAATTTTACCCAATGAATTGACAGGATTGGAGCGTTTACTTCCACCCCATGGACCAAACCCTATGGATCCTCAGTGGTTAGAATTCCAGAGGCGGTATGGCAATCTCCCCCCAGGGGCTCTTGGTCACCATGGCGGTCCATCAGGGTCCCACATCCCAGGGGTTTACCCTCCAAGCAGCATTGCCAGTGACTTGATGCAGAGGGAAAGAGAAAGGCTCGAGAGATTGGGTAATgagaaaagaatttcaaaaagaactgtttAAGATaccagatttttaaaattcttaattttgttgGAAATGAATAAGTTGtcttatattcaaataatttttttttttcaatatattgatACATCAAGAACTCGAATAAAACTCCTTATTGATATCAGTCAGCCACATGTATACGCTTTGATTGTTTGGATTGCTGTTGTCATGCCATTGCTATGTTGAATTTAGGAGTACCCCCAGGCCCTCATTTTCCATCCGAACTTTTCCATCACGGATCTGCAGCCGTGGCAGAGCGCTTATCTGCCGAGCGTCTCCATGCAGAGAGAATGGCTCTGTCAGCTGACCCACTGGTCAGGCTACAGATGGCCAGCCTCGGACTCCCAACCCCACCGGTGGGGGGCATGAACCCAGGGGCCCACACTCACACACACTCGCATTCACACACTCATCTACACCTCCACCCTGGAGAGACCAACGCTGGAGTTCCGCCTCCACCCCCTTCACCTTTCCATCCTCTCGGGGGACCCCCTCACTCCCTTCTGAATCCTTTTGGTCCAGGTAAGAAGAGTGAGAAATTCATTTCTATTGATGTAAACCATTTCCATTGCAGATATTCTGCGTAGTGATCAAATGACTGGAAGAATGATATACCAAATTTGTACGCAACGTCTCACTAATGAACAAATCTACATGCAGAGGGTTACAAATGAGTGTATCCTCCGCTCCAAACATGAATGGGGGGCAGGAGGAGTTATCGACCCTGCTGCCTCACAATTGGTTTATCAGTTTAATAGTAAGTtttcatttgaaacaaaaaaaaaaaaatttcaaaaatcagTGCTCGAAGAAATTGATCAAAAAGACATACATTTAATGAGCCTAAGAAATTTGTAATGATTATTTGCTTGTTGCTTTTATATTCTGTGTTGGTAGGAATAATATGCTTCTTTAGATTGTGTCAACAAAATTCTAGcctttaaaacaaatcattattgtgtttttcaGGTAGCATTTGTAAATCTTGATCTAGAACTTGACTTTAAATAGGTTCTAGACTTCTAGCACTGAAGTTTGAGTTACTTGTTGTCTCTAGTCTATTTGCTTCATCTGTAGTTGTGAATTTGTTGCTTTTAGAGAATTAATGTATGCAGTTGATAAATGGCTCattaaatgtatttcaaatcaaaaaaaaaaaaaagaaaagaaagggGTGGAGAAACCTGTTCTTTGATTTGCCAGAAAAGTTGCTGTACAAATTTTGGAATACAATTCTTGCCATCTGATTGTGTTTTATTCATAGACTTTTTGTTAGATGATCAGAATGTCATTTAATATTAGAGcctttaaatgtttatttttacaaatgtatttgCTATTTTAGATATTAATGTATTTAGTCTTTGAGTGACTTTAGtgatgaaaaatgataaaatgtatCATGAATGAGATTACTCAAAACACAAAACATTCTGTTACTGCTGTTCAAACAGTATTCAATAGGTCTTAAATACTATCCAATAATAAATACTCAGTGATATTCCTAAAAGTAAATATACAagcttttattaaaaaaaaaaaaaaattgtcgagACTTGCAAATGTATATCAGATATGAGAAATCAGGTATCGGAAGCGCCTGATCATACATGCTTTCAGTAGATTTGACAATGGCTTCTTAAtttctcaggagctgacccctTGGCAGTCAGTGCTGCTTCAGGCACACCATCACACCTACCCTCTCTCCCCCCGGGTCTCCCCCCTCATGCCGGGCTCTTGTCCCGCGAACAGGAGATGTTACAGAATGAGTTCTATAGGAGAGCCTACGCAGATCCTGGGCTGGCCCATCAAGTGAGTTTAATCAATTTTCAGGAATTTTTTTGcggattttattttatggataaATTTTTGCAACAGTTATTCTACTTTGTTGAGCCAATTTGAGATTGATGTGCTTGTATTATCTGTTGCAGCTCTCTGCTCAGGCTGCACAACATGAAGCCATTCAGAGACAGCTAGCAATGGAGAGGGAGAGGTTCGGACACATGCCCCCACACTGAGGGGAGGGTCCG includes:
- the LOC128189706 gene encoding arginine-glutamic acid dipeptide repeats protein-like isoform X3: MPENPERWEELRWRPFSVGDGDLMMYLRAARSVAAFAGMCDGGSTEDGCQAASMDETTINAMDTLHRCNYDHGKALQALVKSPALRSIEKKWTEDELKRFVKGLRTYGKDFFKIRKELLPAKETGELIEYYYFWKKTPAAASNRPHRRHRRPPYKRNTRSTRPPSSGVEQSSASECSDDSDDSGGSRDLARYTCRHCLTTDSKDWHHAGKDKSLRCTQCRLYYKRHGEERPLDSPEDPPFLFKPVKEDPDALGGRHNMRTRQSRETGKNKKKEVNGIDTEDNQKSGNPKSPSSNSSCSTSSSDKDSKRDIKKEEPKAKGKKRQANSDSDDKSIKKKRAEDRSDSDSISDSSSSLEELSNEGEADNNQDDLSSSSPPSTPRSEDTEVKASQSNKSSSGSYNDSVQSRAAIVHPEPVIPPSSSPKPSSPKSLSSTPPITQHLTKTKTPLSLPLRPFCSHPDPIRVSSNSFSHSVFTSVNSLSSSDSPVSLSTATSVTSSSSAICPEPTLHSPKIGNNKQESFNQPGLHKPVFGATQESKTSLSVPDLKFSSNSSFTPVSRSPYVEQQTTLASTSVTPVYQNAISSSGVRDLTTIKKERITPPPLESYTSTSFKTKDLIETDNRKTTESIHFDLNNVKTESSLDLSIGSKQFPSMLELSGQNKSSERQRTEEAGTTHPEVKVEKFPEIDMEEEDSDREGGVVTRDPTPEPPPVPCNVEVHCGSKEAKYRLIKVFDRGSNICSRCDIVLKGLPESKLTPKPRTSGSVSSSHPPPQHTPVKVEDKKKPETPPPNSTADAQITSSLSNVPHHYDRQTPRSYPDTPALRQLSEYAKKPTISSMGGDHSPMSHPGPYGPYHPPGMDHLLNYRIPMYPPGSRERLELELERDKRERDAREREIREREIRDMEMREKMEMKAPGLERLLPPHGPNPMDPQWLEFQRRYGNLPPGALGHHGGPSGSHIPGVYPPSSIASDLMQRERERLERLGVPPGPHFPSELFHHGSAAVAERLSAERLHAERMALSADPLVRLQMASLGLPTPPVGGMNPGAHTHTHSHSHTHLHLHPGETNAGVPPPPPSPFHPLGGPPHSLLNPFGPGADPLAVSAASGTPSHLPSLPPGLPPHAGLLSREQEMLQNEFYRRAYADPGLAHQLSAQAAQHEAIQRQLAMERERFGHMPPH
- the LOC128189706 gene encoding arginine-glutamic acid dipeptide repeats protein-like isoform X1; the protein is MKEKFERIGISKSKGRTHSPKPRKPATNFSVSPTVKEFQEMKIKCEDEEESDVKKTSDDLPPLPQPSPVVIPIRKGRKGSKWQASGFLTKVGDQISSYTAESGVTYRQGDTVYLENPRLDNPYYVCGIKEFRLTKKDTLVVTIKWYFRSSEVPGSVYQLLVQDRHTENSTGRDSALSDPKIKSRELFISNASDTYPVKALRGKCKVEHFQDIYSAKNFNPRDDTFFYVLEYNPKTKRLATTQGEIRVGPSHQARLPEFRRDVLPSQMPENPERWEELRWRPFSVGDGDLMMYLRAARSVAAFAGMCDGGSTEDGCQAASMDETTINAMDTLHRCNYDHGKALQALVKSPALRSIEKKWTEDELKRFVKGLRTYGKDFFKIRKELLPAKETGELIEYYYFWKKTPAAASNRPHRRHRRPPYKRNTRSTRPPSSGVEQSSASECSDDSDDSGGSRDLARYTCRHCLTTDSKDWHHAGKDKSLRCTQCRLYYKRHGEERPLDSPEDPPFLFKPVKEDPDALGGRHNMRTRQSRETGKNKKKEVNGIDTEDNQKSGNPKSPSSNSSCSTSSSDKDSKRDIKKEEPKAKGKKRQANSDSDDKSIKKKRAEDRSDSDSISDSSSSLEELSNEGEADNNQDDLSSSSPPSTPRSEDTEVKASQSNKSSSGSYNDSVQSRAAIVHPEPVIPPSSSPKPSSPKSLSSTPPITQHLTKTKTPLSLPLRPFCSHPDPIRVSSNSFSHSVFTSVNSLSSSDSPVSLSTATSVTSSSSAICPEPTLHSPKIGNNKQESFNQPGLHKPVFGATQESKTSLSVPDLKFSSNSSFTPVSRSPYVEQQTTLASTSVTPVYQNAISSSGVRDLTTIKKERITPPPLESYTSTSFKTKDLIETDNRKTTESIHFDLNNVKTESSLDLSIGSKQFPSMLELSGQNKSSERQRTEEAGTTHPEVKVEKFPEIDMEEEDSDREGGVVTRDPTPEPPPVPCNVEVHCGSKEAKYRLIKVFDRGSNICSRCDIVLKGLPESKLTPKPRTSGSVSSSHPPPQHTPVKVEDKKKPETPPPNSTADAQITSSLSNVPHHYDRQTPRSYPDTPALRQLSEYAKKPTISSMGGDHSPMSHPGPYGPYHPPGMDHLLNYRIPMYPPGSRERLELELERDKRERDAREREIREREIRDMEMREKMEMKAPGLERLLPPHGPNPMDPQWLEFQRRYGNLPPGALGHHGGPSGSHIPGVYPPSSIASDLMQRERERLERLGVPPGPHFPSELFHHGSAAVAERLSAERLHAERMALSADPLVRLQMASLGLPTPPVGGMNPGAHTHTHSHSHTHLHLHPGETNAGVPPPPPSPFHPLGGPPHSLLNPFGPGADPLAVSAASGTPSHLPSLPPGLPPHAGLLSREQEMLQNEFYRRAYADPGLAHQLSAQAAQHEAIQRQLAMERERFGHMPPH
- the LOC128189706 gene encoding arginine-glutamic acid dipeptide repeats protein-like isoform X2, giving the protein MKEKFERIGISKSKGRTHSPKPRKPATNFSVSPTVKEFQEMKIKCEDEEESDVKKTSDDLPPLPQPSPVVIPIRKGRKGSKWQASGFLTKVGDQISSYTAESGVTYRQGDTVYLENPRLDNPYYVCGIKEFRLTKKDTLVVTIKWYFRSSEVPGSVYQLLVQDRHTENSTGRDSALSDPKIKSRELFISNASDTYPVKALRGKCKVEHFQDIYSAKNFNPRDDTFFYVLEYNPKTKRLATTQGEIRVGPSHQARLPEFRRDVLPSQMPENPERWEELRWRPFSVGDGDLMMYLRAARSVAAFAGMCDGGSTEDGCQAASMDETTINAMDTLHRCNYDHGKALQALVKSPALRSIEKKWTEDELKRFVKGLRTYGKDFFKIRKELLPAKETGELIEYYYFWKKTPAAASNRPHRRHRRPPYKRNTRSTRPPSSGVEQSSASECSDDSDDSGGSRDLARYTCRHCLTTDSKDWHHAGKDKSLRCTQCRLYYKRHGEERPLDSPEDPPFLFKPVKEDPDALGGRHNMRTRQSRETGKNKKKEVNGIDTEDNQKSGNPKSPSSNSSCSTSSSDKDSKRDIKKEEPKAKGKKRQANSDSDDKSIKKKRAEDRSDSDSISDSSSSLEELSNEGEADNNQDDLSSSSPPSTPRSEDTEVKASQSNKSSSGSYNDSVQSRAAIVHPEPVIPPSSSPKPSSPKSLSSTPPITQHLTKTKTPLSLPLRPFCSHPDPIRVSSNSFSHSVFTSVNSLSSSDSPVSLSTATSVTSSSSAICPEPTLHSPKIGNNKQESFNQPGLHKPVFGATQESKTSLSVPDLKFSSNSSFTPVSRSPYVEQQTTLASTSVTPVYQNAISSSGVRDLTTIKKERITPPPLESYTSTSFKTKDLIETDNRKTTESIHFDLNNVKTESSLDLSIGSKQFPSMLELSGQNKSSERQRTEEAGTTHPEVKVEKFPEIDMEEEDSDREGGVVTRDPTPEPPPVPCNVEVHCGSKEAKYRLIKVFDRGSNICSRCDIVLKGLPESKLTPKPRTSGSVSSSHPPPQHTPVKVEDKKKPETPPPNSTADAQITSSLSNVPHHYDRQTPRSYPDTPALRQLSEYAKKPTISSMGGDHSPMSHPGPYGPYHPPGMDHLLNYRIPMYPPGSRERLELELERDKRERDAREREIREREIRDMEMREKMEMKAPGLERLLPPHGPNPMDPQWLEFQRRYGNLPPGALGHHGGPSGSHIPGVYPPSSIASDLMQRERERLERLDILRSDQMTGRMIYQICTQRLTNEQIYMQRVTNECILRSKHEWGAGGVIDPAASQLVYQFNRADPLAVSAASGTPSHLPSLPPGLPPHAGLLSREQEMLQNEFYRRAYADPGLAHQLSAQAAQHEAIQRQLAMERERFGHMPPH